In Mastigocladopsis repens PCC 10914, a single window of DNA contains:
- the hetI gene encoding 4'-phosphopantetheinyl transferase HetI: MTVNNHLWLPASPDLTLLQDEIHVWRIELDRPETQLQHLTATLSSDEVCRAKRFYKEQHRQRFIAGRGILRTILGRYLGIEAQQLQFCYEPSGKPVLAETFADSKLWFNLTHSQGLALCAVSCDRLVGVDLEYIRPISDVLALAKRYFSPGEYAVMCGLPPHQMQQVFFRYWTCKEAYLKATGVGLAQLEQIEVSLTPGQPARLKTKQQWSLLELVPDNNSVASVAVEGYGLRLKCWQY; this comes from the coding sequence ATGACTGTTAATAATCATTTGTGGCTGCCTGCATCGCCAGATTTAACTTTGTTGCAGGATGAAATTCATGTCTGGCGAATTGAGCTTGACAGACCAGAAACACAGTTGCAACATTTGACAGCAACGCTCTCCAGCGACGAAGTTTGTCGGGCAAAGCGGTTCTATAAAGAACAGCATCGGCAGCGTTTTATTGCTGGTCGGGGTATCCTGCGAACCATATTGGGTCGCTACTTGGGTATAGAAGCGCAACAGTTGCAGTTCTGTTATGAACCCTCTGGCAAACCAGTGTTAGCTGAGACATTTGCCGATAGTAAACTATGGTTTAACTTGACTCATTCTCAAGGGTTAGCTCTGTGTGCAGTGAGTTGCGATCGCCTCGTGGGGGTAGACCTAGAGTACATCCGCCCAATTTCCGACGTTCTCGCCCTTGCGAAACGATACTTTTCACCTGGGGAATATGCAGTGATGTGTGGGCTTCCTCCCCATCAAATGCAACAGGTGTTTTTCCGCTACTGGACTTGCAAAGAAGCATATTTAAAAGCAACTGGAGTAGGACTTGCTCAGCTAGAGCAAATAGAGGTTTCTCTGACTCCAGGACAACCAGCAAGGCTAAAGACAAAGCAACAGTGGAGCCTGTTAGAGCTTGTACCTGATAACAATTCTGTTGCATCTGTTGCGGTGGAAGGTTATGGCTTACGTCTCAAGTGCTGGCAGTATTGA